A portion of the Elusimicrobiota bacterium genome contains these proteins:
- a CDS encoding TIGR04053 family radical SAM/SPASM domain-containing protein, giving the protein MTNISQHPGAQPAPFDFSSAPLLVIWESTRSCALACDHCRANADTTVDPNELTTAEGKKLIDSVKAMGTPIMILSGGDPLNRKDLEELIRHGKSAGLRMGTIPAATPNLTRERLASLKEAGVDQLAFSIDGATVASHDAFRRTPGAFDTVLRAAKQARELDIPIQINSCFGAWNWREFDAVAELVTTLDIAFWEVFFLIPVGRGAKLGGLTPAQFEEGFAKLRKMTQEQPFVVKLTEGQHFRRYALQQEVHAGEGAAARVERTVARPASLRAGLRLPKRAVNAADGFMFVDHLGDICPSGFLPVRRGNVRVDDLATVYRQDEMFRDLRDHGKLKGRCGVCEYREVCGGSRARSWAITGDIFAEDPSCGHQPKGWKP; this is encoded by the coding sequence ATGACCAACATATCCCAGCACCCCGGGGCGCAGCCCGCTCCCTTCGACTTCTCCTCGGCCCCGCTCCTCGTCATCTGGGAATCGACCCGTTCCTGCGCCTTGGCCTGCGACCACTGCCGGGCGAACGCCGACACCACGGTCGATCCCAACGAGCTGACCACCGCCGAGGGCAAGAAGCTCATCGACTCGGTCAAGGCGATGGGGACCCCGATCATGATCCTGTCCGGCGGCGACCCGCTCAACCGCAAGGATCTAGAGGAGCTGATCCGCCACGGCAAGTCCGCGGGCCTGCGCATGGGCACCATCCCGGCCGCGACGCCCAACCTGACGCGCGAGCGCCTGGCGTCTCTAAAGGAAGCCGGCGTGGACCAGCTCGCCTTCAGCATCGACGGCGCCACCGTCGCCTCCCACGACGCCTTCCGCCGCACCCCCGGGGCCTTCGACACGGTCCTGCGCGCGGCCAAGCAGGCCCGCGAGCTCGACATCCCGATCCAGATCAACTCCTGCTTCGGCGCCTGGAACTGGCGCGAGTTCGACGCGGTCGCCGAGCTCGTCACCACGCTCGACATCGCCTTCTGGGAGGTGTTCTTCCTGATCCCCGTCGGGCGCGGCGCCAAGCTCGGCGGCCTGACCCCGGCGCAGTTCGAGGAGGGCTTCGCCAAGCTGCGCAAGATGACCCAGGAGCAGCCCTTCGTCGTCAAGCTCACGGAGGGGCAGCATTTCCGCCGCTACGCGCTGCAGCAGGAGGTCCACGCCGGCGAGGGCGCCGCCGCCCGCGTCGAGCGCACCGTCGCCCGCCCCGCCAGCCTGCGCGCGGGCCTGCGCCTGCCCAAGCGCGCGGTCAACGCCGCCGACGGCTTCATGTTCGTCGACCACCTCGGCGACATCTGCCCCTCGGGGTTCCTGCCGGTGCGCCGCGGCAACGTGCGCGTCGACGACCTGGCGACGGTGTACCGCCAGGACGAGATGTTCCGCGACCTGCGCGACCACGGCAAGCTGAAGGGGCGCTGCGGCGTCTGCGAGTACCGCGAGGTGTGCGGCGGCTCCCGCGCGCGCTCCTGGGCGATCACCGGGGACATCTTCGCCGAGGACCCGTCCTGCGGGCATCAGCCGAAGGGCTGGAAGCCCTGA
- a CDS encoding CBS domain-containing protein, which translates to MLAKDIMHKKVVTVESWLTVPELTKIFEEKSISGAPVVDEVGAILGVVSQTDLVRTRREGPVGVPSYHRDLDDTARAAGLHIEEMDRTRVEQIMTPGAISLDENTPVEKLAKVMIDSHIHRVLITRGDKLAGIVTTMDMMRALITLAKRPAPARRKAHAR; encoded by the coding sequence ATGCTCGCGAAGGACATCATGCATAAGAAGGTCGTCACGGTGGAGAGCTGGCTCACCGTCCCCGAGCTGACGAAGATCTTCGAGGAGAAGTCCATCAGCGGCGCGCCCGTCGTCGACGAGGTGGGCGCGATCCTCGGCGTGGTGTCCCAGACCGACCTCGTGCGCACGCGCCGGGAAGGGCCCGTCGGCGTTCCCTCCTATCACCGCGACCTCGACGACACCGCCCGCGCCGCCGGCCTGCACATCGAGGAGATGGACCGCACCCGCGTGGAGCAGATCATGACCCCGGGCGCGATCTCGCTCGACGAGAACACCCCGGTGGAGAAGTTGGCCAAGGTCATGATCGACAGCCACATCCATCGCGTCCTGATCACCCGCGGCGACAAGCTCGCGGGCATCGTGACGACGATGGACATGATGCGCGCCCTGATCACCTTGGCCAAGCGGCCCGCGCCCGCTCGCCGCAAGGCTCACGCCCGGTAG
- a CDS encoding thioredoxin domain-containing protein: MSLWFVLSVSLSRAAEAPRASRLAEEKSPYLLQHASDPVDWRPWGPEAFAEAKRADKPVFLSIGFSTCLWCHVMQRESFRDPAIAALLNERFIPVLIDREERPDVDRVYMNAAQAAGWSAGWPLNLWLTPERKPFFGGSYFPPEAKGDLPGLRPLLARVAELWRTRREDAVRDAEDAGRALEAYTRVEASTGPLDASSLDAAFRAYRSAFDAEHGGFGPAPKFPMPSALSFLLRYHARTGNKEALAMAVKTLRAIGEGGLHDKIGGGFHRYASDAAWTRPHYEKMLGDNAQLASVFLDAHRATGDPAFARTARETLDYLLRDMARPDGGFHTAEDADEEYYARTSAAARAARPRPAKDDKVIAGHNGLAISALAKGAAVLREPRYLKAARKTAGFLRDELYDAKEGRLYRRWREGERAIPGFADDYALTAAGLLDLHEAASEPEWLALAARLAQAEPARDPELPAPDLDAEDGPLPAAASVSAMNGLRLRALTGRPEFGAAAEKTLERFAGRMASAPRSLPAMLCALDFKLTRAKR; this comes from the coding sequence GTGTCTTTGTGGTTCGTCCTTTCCGTCTCTCTCTCGCGCGCGGCCGAGGCGCCGCGCGCCAGTCGTCTCGCCGAGGAGAAGAGCCCGTACCTTCTCCAGCACGCCTCCGATCCCGTGGACTGGCGGCCCTGGGGCCCGGAGGCCTTCGCCGAGGCGAAGCGCGCGGACAAGCCGGTCTTCCTGTCCATCGGCTTCTCGACCTGCCTCTGGTGCCATGTGATGCAGCGCGAGTCGTTCCGGGACCCCGCGATCGCGGCCCTGCTCAACGAACGCTTCATCCCCGTCCTCATCGACCGAGAGGAGCGCCCCGACGTGGACCGCGTGTACATGAACGCCGCCCAGGCCGCCGGCTGGAGCGCCGGATGGCCGCTGAACCTGTGGCTGACCCCGGAGCGCAAGCCTTTCTTCGGCGGCTCGTATTTCCCTCCCGAGGCGAAAGGCGATCTCCCCGGGCTCAGGCCTCTGCTCGCCCGCGTCGCCGAGCTGTGGCGCACGCGGCGCGAGGACGCCGTGCGCGACGCGGAGGACGCCGGCCGCGCGCTCGAGGCCTACACGCGCGTCGAGGCGAGCACGGGCCCTCTCGACGCCTCGTCGCTCGACGCGGCCTTCCGCGCCTACCGTTCCGCCTTCGACGCGGAGCACGGCGGCTTCGGCCCCGCGCCGAAGTTCCCGATGCCGTCCGCCCTGTCCTTCCTGCTCCGCTATCACGCGCGCACCGGGAACAAGGAAGCCCTGGCCATGGCCGTGAAGACCCTGCGCGCGATCGGAGAAGGCGGCCTCCACGATAAGATCGGAGGCGGCTTCCACCGCTACGCGAGCGACGCGGCGTGGACCAGGCCGCACTACGAGAAGATGCTCGGCGACAACGCCCAGCTCGCCTCCGTCTTCCTCGACGCGCACCGCGCGACGGGCGACCCGGCGTTCGCGCGGACGGCCCGCGAGACCCTCGACTACCTCCTGCGCGATATGGCGCGCCCCGACGGCGGATTCCACACCGCCGAGGACGCCGACGAGGAGTATTACGCCCGGACTAGCGCCGCGGCGCGGGCCGCGCGCCCCCGCCCGGCCAAGGACGACAAGGTCATCGCCGGCCACAACGGCCTGGCGATCTCGGCGCTGGCCAAGGGCGCGGCCGTCCTCCGCGAGCCGCGCTACCTGAAAGCCGCGCGGAAGACCGCCGGCTTCCTGCGCGACGAGCTGTACGACGCGAAGGAGGGCAGACTCTACCGCCGCTGGCGCGAGGGCGAGCGCGCGATCCCCGGCTTCGCCGACGACTACGCGCTGACGGCGGCGGGCCTGCTCGACCTGCACGAGGCGGCCTCGGAGCCCGAATGGCTCGCGCTGGCCGCGCGCCTGGCGCAGGCCGAGCCGGCGCGCGATCCCGAGCTCCCGGCCCCGGACCTGGACGCCGAGGACGGCCCGCTTCCCGCCGCCGCATCCGTCTCGGCGATGAACGGCCTGCGCCTGCGCGCGCTCACCGGCCGCCCGGAGTTCGGCGCCGCGGCCGAGAAGACTTTGGAGCGCTTCGCCGGCCGCATGGCGAGCGCGCCCCGCTCCCTGCCCGCGATGCTGTGCGCCCTCGACTTCAAGCTCACGAGAGCGAAGCGCTGA